In Perca fluviatilis chromosome 11, GENO_Pfluv_1.0, whole genome shotgun sequence, the following proteins share a genomic window:
- the LOC120568999 gene encoding crystallin J1A-like: MAAALSNRAIGAIVGSAVADAAAQPLHWVYDRQKLQGILAQDPNPEFRPESANPFYRRQTGQQSCYGDQAFVLLESLSECGGLNVDDLKQRTLKFFGPGSEYDTPVNDPYRERGGPKPQLPIEGPWRHASLKSFLKNVDAGKEETGCESDCQIDGIAKLAPIVAFYAGKSDMLEKVEQAVRVTQNNDACVADTLAAARFLEHFILNGPDPKALDSVLDQLSDPNRKQPQDLDKAVIGHIHQVKETLSKTPQELIPTVFPNTUGLPGAFQAALHGVLTAKHYEQAVRDTISCGGCTCSRGSFIGACLGAQIGLEGIPASWITKTLHYDSVLKHAKKITKHHQ; the protein is encoded by the exons ATGGCTGCAGCTCTGTCTAACAGAGCGATAGGAGCCATTGTAGGATCAGCAGTTGCAGATGCAGCAG CGCAGCCCCTCCACTGGGTGTACGATCGGCAGAAGCTGCAGGGGATTCTGGCTCAGGATCCGAACCCTGAGTTCCGCCCTGAGTCGGCCAACCCTTTCTACAGGAGGCAGACGGGCCAGCAGAGCTGCTACGGAGACCAGGCCTTTGTCCTGCTGGAGTCCTTGTCCGAATGTGGAG GTCTAAATGTTGACGATCTGAAGCAGCGCACACTAAAATTCTTTGGGCCTGGATCAGAGTATGACACGCCTGTCAATGATCcttacagagagagaggag GGCCAAAACCTCAGCTGCCCATCGAGGGACCATGGAGACATGCGAGTTTAAAGAGCTTCCTGAAGAATGTGGATGCAGGCAAAGAGGAGACTG GCTGTGAGAGCGACTGTCAGATTGATGGAATAGCCAAACTGGCTCCTATAGTGGCTTTTTATGCAGGAAAATCTGACATGCTGGAAAAGGTTGAGCAGGCAGTCCGTGTCACCCAGAACAATGATGCATGTGTGGCAGACACTCTAGCAGCTGCAAG GTTTCTTGAGCATTTCATTCTGAATGGTCCTGATCCAAAAGCCTTGGACTCGGTGCTCGATCAGCTCAGTGACCCAAACCGAAAGCAGCCCCAGGATCTGGACAAAGCAGTCATTG GGCACATTCATCAGGTGAAGGAGACTCTATCAAAAACTCCTCAGGAGCTAATCCCCACTGTGTTTCCAAACACATGAG GTTTGCCAGGTGCATTCCAAGCAGCGCTGCATGGAGTCCTGACAGCCAAGCACTATGAGCAGGCTGTCAGAGATACAATTAGCTGTGGGGGTTGCACCTGTAGCAGAGGGTCCTTCATTGGAGCCTGTCTTGGGGCTCAG ATTGGACTTGAGGGAATTCCAGCTTCGTGGATAACCAAAACCCTGCATTATGACTCAGTGTTGAAGCATGCCAAGAAGATAACCAAACACCACcaatag